One Methylorubrum extorquens genomic window, GGACGACTGGCCAAGGACAGCGGTAATGGATCTCGACGCTCTCGAACGCGATCTTCTCGGGCAGATCGAGCAGGCCGGGGACGAGGCCGGCCTCGAAGCCCTGCGCGTGGCGGCGCTCGGCAAGAAGGGCAGCGTCTCGGAGCTGCTGAAGACGCTGGGCGCGATGACGCCCGACGAGCGCAAGGAGCGCGGCCCCCTCATCAACGGCCTGCGTGACCGGGTGCAGGGTGCGATCGCGCAGAAGCGCGAGGCGCTGGCGAACGCCGCCCTCGACGCGCGGCTCGCCGCCGAGCGGATCGACGTGACGCTGCCCTTGCGCGAGGCGCCGGAGATCCGCGGCCGCATCCACCCGATCAGCCAAGTGATCGAGGAGATCACCGCGATCTTCGCCGATCTCGGGTTCTCGGTGGCGGAAGGGCCCGATATCGAGACGGACGAGCTGAACTTCACCGCGCTCAACTTCCCCGAAGGCCACCCGGCGCGGGAGATGCACGACACGTTCTTCTTGCGCCCCGACCATCTCGGGCGGAGGAAGCTCCTGCGCACCCACACCTCGCCGGTTCAGGTGCGCACCATGCGCGCGGGGCAGCCGCCGATCCGCGTGATCATGCCCGGCCGCACCTACCGGCACGATTCCGACCAGACCCACACCCCGATGTTCCATCAGGTCGAGGGCCTCGTCATCGACCGCTCGGCCAACATCGCAAACTTGAAATGGGTGCTCGAATCGTTCTGCCGCGCCTTCTTCGAGGTCGAGAACGTGACGATGCGCTTCCGCCCGTCGTTCTTCCCCTTCACCGAGCCGTCGGCCGAGGTCGATATCCAGTGCTCGCGAAAAGGCGGCGAACTGCGCTTCGGCGAGGGCACGGATTGGCTGGAGATCCTCGGCTGCGGCATGGTCCATCCCAACGTCCTGCGCAGCGGCGGGCTCGATCCGGATCAGGTCCAGGGCTTCGCCTTCGGCATGGGCATCGACCGCCTCGCCATGCTCAAATACGGCATGCCGGACCTGCGCCCCTTCTTCGAGGCGGATGTGCGCTGGCTGGAGCATTACGGCTTCCGGCCGATCGACGTGCCGAGCCTGGTCGGCGGCTTGACCGCCTGAGTCCCGCCGCCCCGCCTTTCGATCCCGGCCCGGTCCGCTCCGGCGGCCGCGAGGATGTTCTGAGATGAAATTCACCCTCTCCTGGCTCAAGGACCACCTCGACACCGAGGCTTCGCTCGACGCGATTGCCGAGACGCTGACGCGGATCGGCCTCGAGGTCGAAGGCATCGAGGACAAGGCTTCTGCGCTTCGCCCCTACGTGATCGCGCGGGTGATCTCGGCCGAGCAGCACCCGAATGCCGACCGCCTGCGGGTCTGTCAGGTCGATGCCGGCGACGGCCAGCCGCTCCAGGTCGTCTGCGGGGCGCCGAACGCGCGCGCCGGGATGCTCTCGGTCTTCGCGCCGCCCGGCACCTACGTTCCGGGCAAGGCCATCACCCTGTCGGTCGGCACGATCCGCGGCGTCGAGAGCCGCGGCATGCTCTGCTCCGGCGCGGAACTCGGCCTCGGCGAGGATCACGACGGCATCCTCGACCTACCCGCCGACGCGCCGGTCGGCACGCCTTACGCCCTCTGGGCCGGGCTCGACGATCCGGTCATCGAGATCAACCTGACGCCGAACCGCTCGGATTGCACCTCGATCCACGGCATCGCCCGCGATCTTGCCGCCACCGGCCTCGGCACCCTCAAGCGCGAGCCGATGCCGCCGGTCCGCGGCGATGGCGCCTGCCCGACCCCTGTCACGCTGCAGTTCGACGCACACGACCGGGGCCTCTGCCCGCTCTTCGCGCTCCGCCTCGTGCGCGGGGTGAAGAACGGGCCGTCGCCCGAGTGGATGCAGAAGCGCCTGCGGGCGATCGGCCTGCGCCCGATCAATGCGCTGGTCGACATCACCAATTACATGACCTTCGACCGTGGCCGGCCGCTTCACGTGTTCGACGCCGGGAAGGTCGCGGGCGGCCTCACCGTGCGCCGGGCGGAAGACGGCGAGACCCTCGTCGCGCTCGACGGCAAAACCTACCGGCTCGATTCCGATGCGGTGGTGATCGCCGACGGCAACGGCGTCGAGTCGATCGGCGGCATCATGGGCGGGCAGGCCTCGGGTTGCGACGAGAGCACCACCGACGTGCTGATCGAGTCGGCCCTCTGGGACCCGCGCAACATCGCCCGCACCGGCCGGCGCCTCGGCATCATCACCGATGCGCGCTACCGCTTCGAGCGCGGCGTCGATCCGGCCTTCGCCCTGCCGGGCCTCGACCTCGCCACCCGCCTCGTGATCGATCTCTGCGGCGGCAGCCCGAGCGAGGCCACCATCGCCGGCGAGATCCCGGATCTCGACCGCGTCATCGACTTCCCCTGGACCGAGGTTCGCCGGCTCGCCGGCATCGAGTTGTCGCGGGCCGAGATGAAGGTGACGCTGGAGTCGCTCGGCTTCCACATCTCCGGCTCGGGAGACCGGGTGAAGGTGCTGCCGCCGTCCTGGCGGCCGGACGTGGAAGGCAAGGCCGACCTCGTCGAGGAGATCGTGCGCATCGCCGGCCTCGACCGGATCGAGCCGAAGCCGCTGCCGCGGATCGAGACGGTGGCGGTCGCGCCGATGCTGACCGTGCTGCAGCGGCGCGGGCGTCTCGCCAAGCGGGCGCTGGCGGGCCGCGGCATGCTGGAAGCGGTAACCTATTCCTTCATCGCGCACGACGACGCGAAGTTGTTCGGCGGCGGCAAGGCGGATCTGGCGCTGGCCAACCCCATCGCCGCCGACCTCTCCGACATGCGCCCGAGCCTCGTGCCGGGCCTGTTGCGGGCCGCACAGCGCAACGCCGACCGCGGCTTTGCCGACACCGCCCTGTTCGAGGTCGGCCAGTGCTTCGCCAGCGACGAGCCGGAGGGCCAGAGCTTGCGCGCCACCGGCCTGCGCCGCGGCACGGCGCGGCACGCCGGCTCCGGGCGCCACTGGAGCGGCGCGGCGGAGACCGTCGATGCTTTCGAGGCCAAGGCCGATGCGCTGGCGCTGCTCGCGGCCCTCGGCGTGCCGACCGGCGGCCTCCAGGTCGTGGCCGGCGGCCCCGACTGGCTGCATCCCGGCCGGTCGGGCACGCTGCAATTCGGGCCGAAGAACGTGGTCGGCCATTTCGGCGAGCTGCATCCGCGGCTCCTGAAGGCGATGGACCTCAAGGGCACATTGGTGGCCTTCGAGATCACACTCGATTCCCTACCGCTGCCGCGCCACCGGCCGACCAAGGCAAAGCCCGCCCTGGTGCTACCCGACCTTCAAGCGATCTCCCGCGACTTCGCCTTCGTCGTCCCCCGCGACGTGGCAGCGGCCGATATCCTGAAGGCGGCGCAGGGCGCCGAGCGCAAGCTGATCACCGGGATCGAGGTGTTCGACCTTTACGAGGGTGCCGGCATCCCGGAAGGCTCGAAGTCGGTCGCGGTCGCGGTGCGGCTGCAGCCGTCCGAGCGCACGCTCACCGACACGGAGATCGAGGCGGTGAGCGCCAAGATCGTCGCCGAGGTGGGCAAGAAGACCGGCGCGACCCTGCGCTCCTGATCGAGAAAGGCCGAGGGAGAGATGGTCATGGATGCGGACCTCGTCGCGGTTCTCACGCAAGAGAACCATCTCCCGGCCGAAGCGCTGAAGCGCGCCGCCCAGAACCCCGAGGCGATCGCCGAACCGGTGCTCGCCCTGCTGGAGCGGGCAGCCGAGGATGCCGAGGCGATCGCGGACGAGGAGACCAACCTCCTATTCTGGGGGCTGCACGCCCTGGCCGCAGCGCGCGACACGCGGGTCTTCCCGCTCCTGATGCGGCTGCTGCATCAGGACGGGGAGGCGGTGGAGGGGCTCCTCGGCGACGGCATCACCGAGGGCCTGTCGCCGGTGATCGCCTCGACCTTCGACGGCGATACCAGCGCACTGGCCCGGCTGATCCTCGACAGCACCGCCGACGATTTCGTGCGCGGCGCGGCCTTCAGCGCCCTGGGCTTCCTGACGCGGCAGGGCCGGATTCCGTTGGAGGAGACGGAAGCCCTGCTGGTGCGCTTCGACGAGGCGCGTGCCGCGGTGGAGGAGGGACCGGCCTGGACCGCCTGGGAGGAGACGATCGCCTATCTCGGGCTGGCCGGCCTGACCCCGCGGGTGGAGGCGGCCCGGCGCGACGGCCGCATCACCGACGAGTTCAGCGACCTTCCCTGGTTCCGCAAGACGCTTAGGCAGGCCAGCGCCGAGCCGCCGGATCTCAGTGCCTTCGACGCGCGCCACTACACCTATCTCGACGATCCGGTGACGACACTCGGTTGGACCGCGGAGAGCTACGGCCAGCCGGTCAAGAACCCGTTCAAGGATGTCGGCCGCAACGATCCCTGCCCCTGCGGCTCGGGCAAGAAGTACAAGAAGTGCTGCCTCAACGCCCTTGAGGTGAAGCCGGCTCCGGTGCGTCTGCCCGGCCTGTCCTGACCCCGTTCAGCGGGTTGTCCGGGTCCCAGGCATAGGCCAGCGTCTCGAACCGCATCGAGCGGGCATCCACCATCAGCAGGCGCCCGACCAGGGGCTCGCCGAAGCCGGCGAGCGCCCGGATCACCTCCATCGCCATCAGCGAGCCCATCACGCCCGCGAGCGCCCCGAGCACGCCGGCCTCCGAACAGGGCGCGACGCTGCCGGGCGGCGGCGGGCTCGGAAACAGGCAGCGATAGGTCGGGTTCGGCTCCCCCGTTGGGCCGGA contains:
- the pheS gene encoding phenylalanine--tRNA ligase subunit alpha; the protein is MDLDALERDLLGQIEQAGDEAGLEALRVAALGKKGSVSELLKTLGAMTPDERKERGPLINGLRDRVQGAIAQKREALANAALDARLAAERIDVTLPLREAPEIRGRIHPISQVIEEITAIFADLGFSVAEGPDIETDELNFTALNFPEGHPAREMHDTFFLRPDHLGRRKLLRTHTSPVQVRTMRAGQPPIRVIMPGRTYRHDSDQTHTPMFHQVEGLVIDRSANIANLKWVLESFCRAFFEVENVTMRFRPSFFPFTEPSAEVDIQCSRKGGELRFGEGTDWLEILGCGMVHPNVLRSGGLDPDQVQGFAFGMGIDRLAMLKYGMPDLRPFFEADVRWLEHYGFRPIDVPSLVGGLTA
- the pheT gene encoding phenylalanine--tRNA ligase subunit beta, with translation MKFTLSWLKDHLDTEASLDAIAETLTRIGLEVEGIEDKASALRPYVIARVISAEQHPNADRLRVCQVDAGDGQPLQVVCGAPNARAGMLSVFAPPGTYVPGKAITLSVGTIRGVESRGMLCSGAELGLGEDHDGILDLPADAPVGTPYALWAGLDDPVIEINLTPNRSDCTSIHGIARDLAATGLGTLKREPMPPVRGDGACPTPVTLQFDAHDRGLCPLFALRLVRGVKNGPSPEWMQKRLRAIGLRPINALVDITNYMTFDRGRPLHVFDAGKVAGGLTVRRAEDGETLVALDGKTYRLDSDAVVIADGNGVESIGGIMGGQASGCDESTTDVLIESALWDPRNIARTGRRLGIITDARYRFERGVDPAFALPGLDLATRLVIDLCGGSPSEATIAGEIPDLDRVIDFPWTEVRRLAGIELSRAEMKVTLESLGFHISGSGDRVKVLPPSWRPDVEGKADLVEEIVRIAGLDRIEPKPLPRIETVAVAPMLTVLQRRGRLAKRALAGRGMLEAVTYSFIAHDDAKLFGGGKADLALANPIAADLSDMRPSLVPGLLRAAQRNADRGFADTALFEVGQCFASDEPEGQSLRATGLRRGTARHAGSGRHWSGAAETVDAFEAKADALALLAALGVPTGGLQVVAGGPDWLHPGRSGTLQFGPKNVVGHFGELHPRLLKAMDLKGTLVAFEITLDSLPLPRHRPTKAKPALVLPDLQAISRDFAFVVPRDVAAADILKAAQGAERKLITGIEVFDLYEGAGIPEGSKSVAVAVRLQPSERTLTDTEIEAVSAKIVAEVGKKTGATLRS
- a CDS encoding DUF1186 domain-containing protein, translated to MDADLVAVLTQENHLPAEALKRAAQNPEAIAEPVLALLERAAEDAEAIADEETNLLFWGLHALAAARDTRVFPLLMRLLHQDGEAVEGLLGDGITEGLSPVIASTFDGDTSALARLILDSTADDFVRGAAFSALGFLTRQGRIPLEETEALLVRFDEARAAVEEGPAWTAWEETIAYLGLAGLTPRVEAARRDGRITDEFSDLPWFRKTLRQASAEPPDLSAFDARHYTYLDDPVTTLGWTAESYGQPVKNPFKDVGRNDPCPCGSGKKYKKCCLNALEVKPAPVRLPGLS